TCCACGGTTTGCCGACAATCGGCCTTGATTCTATTTTCAGAAGATTAATATCACGAAAAGAGAAAACAGCAAGACATTTAAAAAGAGCTCCAGGAACATCTTTCGCGCTGAAAATAATGGAAGTTTTAGAACCTTGTGCAGTATTCTGTTTTTTACTGATAATTACAAACCTTGTATAGTTCAGGCGATTATTTTCCACATTTTTCTTTAAAATTTTAAGGCCGTACTCCTCAGCAGCCTGAATGCTTGCTACTGCGGCTAATTCCGGTTTTTTCTTTTCCGCAACGAGTTTTGCAGAGCCTGCTGTATCATAGACAGCCCTCAGCTCAACATTGTCCAGGGATTCAAAATATTCAGAACACTGCATAAGGCCCTGGGGATGTGACATTATTTCCCTGATCTCATGAATAGAATTACTTTTACAGGCCATTAGGTGATGCTCGATCCTTAAAATATATTCTCCTGTTATAAACAGATCGTGCTTGAGAAAAAGATCCATATTCTGATGAATACTTCCTGTAAGAGAATTCTCAATTGGCAGGATGCCGAAATCTGACTCTCCATCGGAAACAGATGAAAAAACATCTGAGAAAGACTTTTTTGGCTGAGTTGATAAGGATTCTGTCTTTTCCCAGAATTTTAAAGCAGCTTCTTCACTGAATGCACCCCGTTCACCCTGAAATGAGACTATCATCAGTTAATCCTTATCAAAGTCTATATCAAAAAGTGTACCCGGCAGTTCAGAAGCACTGTTGTCCGGTATTTTCGGGCCAATATTTTTATCATGTGATATAGTCTCATTATCATCAAGGACTGTATTGGTTTCCTGATTATTGGGAAGATAGATGAATCTGTCAAGAAGGGTTATGTATTGGCTCCATTGTCTGCCTTTTCCGCCATCTCTTTCAATGATATGAGTAAGCGCGTTAGCTTTTGAATCCATCTCGTCAGCATAGTAGAGAATCATTGCTTCAATTGTTGCGGGAAGCACAGGAGAACCGTGTTCAAATTTACCCTGATGGCTTAAAATAAGATGCATAACCTGATATTTTATTTCATCAGGGAAGGGGGTATCTTTATTAATTTCATCAATGATATCTGCAACAAAGTGCGCACCGATTGATATGTGCCCTACAAGCCTGCCGTAGTCTGTAAAATCTATGAACCCTTTATCAAAGCTGTATTCAAAGATTTTGCCTATGTCGTGAAGAAGCGCCCCTGTTATAAGCATATCCCTGTTTACTTCCGGGTACTGTGCTGCCATTGTTTCACATACAGAAGCTACTGATAGAGTGTGTTCCGGCAGGCCCCCGACATAAGCATGGTGCCACAGTTTACCCCCTGCCATTCTGGAAAAAGAGGCGATTATTTTATCATCGCTGAAAATTTTTTCGAGAAGCAAGTGGAGATATTTATCTTTAACAGAATCAATTTTTTCATTTAATTTCTGTATAAGATAAGAAATGTCCTGACCCTTTGAAGGTATGAACATGGCTGGTTCAACATTATCTTTATCATCACATTTTCGTATTTTGTTTATTGAAAGTTGTATAATTGATTTATATGTCTGAACAGTTCCG
The DNA window shown above is from bacterium and carries:
- the pheA gene encoding prephenate dehydratase; this translates as MIVSFQGERGAFSEEAALKFWEKTESLSTQPKKSFSDVFSSVSDGESDFGILPIENSLTGSIHQNMDLFLKHDLFITGEYILRIEHHLMACKSNSIHEIREIMSHPQGLMQCSEYFESLDNVELRAVYDTAGSAKLVAEKKKPELAAVASIQAAEEYGLKILKKNVENNRLNYTRFVIISKKQNTAQGSKTSIIFSAKDVPGALFKCLAVFSFRDINLLKIESRPIVGKPWNYLFYLDFEGDINDKKSRNALQHLEELTEFIKFLGSY
- a CDS encoding HD domain-containing protein, coding for MNDSFTSFKILHNVKPGDKITSFFVIRKIELKSRKDGSSYLHLELGDASGRITANLWDDIKNQYAEFQPGVIVKVSGTVQTYKSIIQLSINKIRKCDDKDNVEPAMFIPSKGQDISYLIQKLNEKIDSVKDKYLHLLLEKIFSDDKIIASFSRMAGGKLWHHAYVGGLPEHTLSVASVCETMAAQYPEVNRDMLITGALLHDIGKIFEYSFDKGFIDFTDYGRLVGHISIGAHFVADIIDEINKDTPFPDEIKYQVMHLILSHQGKFEHGSPVLPATIEAMILYYADEMDSKANALTHIIERDGGKGRQWSQYITLLDRFIYLPNNQETNTVLDDNETISHDKNIGPKIPDNSASELPGTLFDIDFDKD